A stretch of DNA from Spirosoma endbachense:
CATTGTCAGCCTAAACACACATGCTGGAAATGGCACGCTGGAAGCGGGGGTAGTCGATTTGGCTAGCCTGGTTTCAGTAAAGCAGTTTGCCAACCATTTTTTGCAACACCATTCCAGACTTGATGTACTCATCAACAATGCCGGGGTTATGGTGCCTCCGGCGTCAGTAACCGCCGATGGCTTCGAATTGCAATTCGGGGTAAATTTTTTAGGGCATTTTGCACTGACGGGCTATCTGTATCCCTTGTTAAAACAGACAACTAATGCTCGGGTAGTAACGCTTACCAGCCTTGCCTATCGCTACGGAACGATCGATTTTGATAACCTGCGATCAGAAAAAGGATACGACGCCATGCGCGAATACAGCCAGAGCAAACTGGCTGATTTACTGTTTACTATTGAACTCCAGAAAAGAATTACAACGGCTCATGACAGCGTTCTGTCAGTAGCTGCCCATCCCGGCGTAACTAAAACCGACCTTTCCCGTAATATGGACAAGGCGGCCATAGAAGCAGCAACCCAACGGCTTGGTGCCCTTATGGAAACGGCGCAGGGAGCCTTGCCCAGCCTGTATGCTGCCGTATCGTCAGAGGTTGAAGGCGGCTGTCTCTACGGCCCCGACCAGAATGGGGGTCTGAGAGGTTATCCGGCAAAGGCCGAACTAGACGTTGTTGCGCTGAATTCTAGTCTTGCAGCTCACCTTTGGCAAACGGCTGAACGACTAACGGGGGTTATATACCCTTAAGATGACAGGTATGCGTAACTGGGCGAAAGTCTTAGGCGGTTAACTAATTTGGCTGTTCGAGCTAGGTATCAACCAATCCGCTGGCCATTAGTCGTCGGACGTTCGGTTTGCAATAACGTAACGGTGCCATCGTCGGCTACGGCTCCCAGCACCAGACACTCGCTCATGAACGTCGCGATTTGTTTCGGAGGAAAGTTAACAACAGCCACGACCTGCTTACCAATCAGGTCGTCCATCTGATAGAGTTTAGTAACTTGAGCGGACGTACGTCTGGTGCCAAAATCACCAAAATCAATGGTAAGTTTGTAGGCTGGTTTGCGAGCCTGCGGAAAAGCTTCTACCGAAATAATGGTACCAGTACGGATTTCAACTTTTTCGAAATCCGACCAGGTTAGTAGTTCATTACTCATGCCGCAAATTAGTCATCCAATGGCTTTATAAGCCAAAAACTTTTGTGAACGACGCGTCGTTACACGCATGATAACACTTCCTACAATCAAATTACTATCATGAA
This window harbors:
- a CDS encoding tRNA-binding protein, which gives rise to MSNELLTWSDFEKVEIRTGTIISVEAFPQARKPAYKLTIDFGDFGTRRTSAQVTKLYQMDDLIGKQVVAVVNFPPKQIATFMSECLVLGAVADDGTVTLLQTERPTTNGQRIG
- a CDS encoding oxidoreductase translates to MWTKENIRNQSGKTVVVTGANAGIGYETALAFYEAGAHVVVASRDENKAQNAIVSLNTHAGNGTLEAGVVDLASLVSVKQFANHFLQHHSRLDVLINNAGVMVPPASVTADGFELQFGVNFLGHFALTGYLYPLLKQTTNARVVTLTSLAYRYGTIDFDNLRSEKGYDAMREYSQSKLADLLFTIELQKRITTAHDSVLSVAAHPGVTKTDLSRNMDKAAIEAATQRLGALMETAQGALPSLYAAVSSEVEGGCLYGPDQNGGLRGYPAKAELDVVALNSSLAAHLWQTAERLTGVIYP